TCCTGAATCTAACCAAGCTTTGAAATTCGTATTGGAACGTGCAAAAACGTATAGCGTACCGAAACATATTATCGACCGTGCGATTGAAAAAGCCAAAGGTGGTTCAGACGAGAATTATGATGAACTTCGTTATGAAGGCTTTGGACCAAATGGATCCATGGTGATTGTAGATGCGCTTACCAATAATGTCAATCGTACTGCATCAGAAGTGCGTGCAGCATTTGGTAAAAACGGTGGGAATATGGGTGTAAGTGGATCTGTTGCTTACATGTTTGATCAAACAGCTGTCATCGGTTTAGAAGGAAAAACAGCTGATGAAGTACTAGAGCTATTAATGGAAGCCGATGTAGATGTGCGTGATATTTTGGAAGAGGATGAAGCAGTGATTATATACGCCGATCCAGATCAATTCCAAGCTGTACAGGACGCACTTAATCAAGCTGGAATTTCAGAATTTACAGTGGCAGAAATCACAATGCTTGCACAAAACTACGTAACACTTTCCGAAGATGATCTAGCAAAATTTGAGAAA
This region of Oikeobacillus pervagus genomic DNA includes:
- a CDS encoding YebC/PmpR family DNA-binding transcriptional regulator is translated as MGRKWNNIKEKKAAKDKSTSRIYAKFGREIYVAAKQGEPDPESNQALKFVLERAKTYSVPKHIIDRAIEKAKGGSDENYDELRYEGFGPNGSMVIVDALTNNVNRTASEVRAAFGKNGGNMGVSGSVAYMFDQTAVIGLEGKTADEVLELLMEADVDVRDILEEDEAVIIYADPDQFQAVQDALNQAGISEFTVAEITMLAQNYVTLSEDDLAKFEKLIDTLEDLEDVQQVYHNVEFDE